The genomic window tcttttaaggggggtggttgagaaggattactttatcctatcctaggtattcctgaaagaggtggggtttcaggtgtctccggaaggtggtgattgactccgctgtcctggcgtcgtgagggagtttgttccaccattgggggccagagcagcgaacagttttgaatgggctgcgcgggaactgtacttcctcagtggtagggaggcgagcaggccagaggtggatgaacgcagtgcccttgtttgggtgtagggcctgatcagagcctggaggtactgaggtgccgttcccctcacagctccgtaggcaagcaccatggtcttgtagcggatgcgagcttcaactggaagccagtggagagagcggaggagcggggtgacgtgagagaacttgggaaggttgaacaccagacgggctgcggcgttctggatgagttgtaggggtttaatggcacaggcagggagcccagccaacagcgagttgcagtaatccagacgggagatgacaagtgcctggattaggacctgcgccgcttcctgtgtgaggcagggtcgtactctgcggatgttgtagagcatgaacctacaagaacgggccaccgccttgatgttagttgagaacgacagggtgttgtccaggatcacgccaaggttcttagcgctctgggaggaggacacaatggagttgtcaaccgtgatggcgagatcatggaacgggcagtccttccccgggaggaagagcagctccgtcttgccgaggttcagcttgaggtggtgatccgtcatccacactgatatgtctgccagacatgcagagatgcgattcgccacctggtcatcagaagggggaaaggagaagattaattgtgtgtcgtctgcatagcaatgataggagagaccatgtgaggttatgacagagccaagtgacttggtgtatagcgagaataggagagggcctagaacagagccctgggggacgccagtggtgagagtgcgtggtgaggagacagattctcgccacgccacctggtaggagcgacctgtcaggtaggacgcaatccaagcgtgggccgcgccgggagatgcccaactcggagagggtggagaggaggatctgatggttcacagtatcgaaggcagccgataggtctagaaggatgagagcagaggagagagagttagctttagcagtgcggagggcctccgtgatacagagaagagcagtctcagttgaatgactagtcttgaaacctgactgatttggatcaagaaggtcattctgagagagatagcgggagagcttgccaaggacggcacgttcaagagttttggagagaaaagaaagaagggatactggtctgtagttgttgacatcggagggatcgagtgtaggttttttcagaaggggtgcaactctcgctctcttgaagacagaagggacgtagccagcggtcagggatgagttgatgagcgaggtgaggtaagggagaaggtctccggaaatggtctgagaagagaggagggaatagggtcaagcggggcAGGTTGTTGGccgggccgtcacaagacgcgagatttcatctggagagagaggggagaaagaggtcagagcacagggtagggcagtgtgagcagaactagcggtgAGTTTGATAGCAAACGGATCGATGTCGCCGACCTTCTTttaaaatggttgacgaagtcatctgcagagagagggaggaggggggaggggaggattcaggagggaggagaaggtggcaaagagcttcctagggttagaggcagatgcttggactttagagtggtagaaagtggctttagcagcagagacagaagaggaaatgtagagaggagggagtgaaaggataccaggtccgcagggaggcgaagttttcctccattcCGGTTGCCCGGAgtccctgttctgtgagctcgcaatgagtcgtcgagccacggagcaggaggaggaccgagccggcctggaggataggggacatagagaatcaagggatgcagaaaggagaaaggagggttgaggaggcagaatcaggagataggttggagaaggtttgagcagagggaagagatgataggatggaagaggagagagtagcgggggagagagagcgaagattgggacggcgcgataccatctcTGTTCTCAGTTTATCTcattctccttccttcctttttGTCAGTTAAGATTATCTAGAGGTCCCTAATTCAACAGGGCCCTAATCTTCAAAAAGTCCACAACTACAGGCTATAAGCAAAGAATCAAACAGGTACTTTCTATTCAAACATTTTTCATAGGCCTCAGAGAAGCTATGTTGAATGGAGTGGCCACTCAGTCATCACTGTATGAAAATCGCGATGCTTCCGATGCCATCGATgggaaaagaaacacacactatGAATCCTGCACCCACACTCTGAAAGACAGAAACCCGTGGTGGAGAGTGGACCTGCTGAATGTGTACAGAATAACAGATGTCACCCTCACCAACAGAGGAGACTGCTGTCCTGAGAGGCTTGATGGTGCTGAGATCCGCATCGGTAACTCATTGGAGAACAGCGGCATCAACAACCCCAGGTGACACATATAGATGTTGGTACATTTTTATGTCCTGTCTCTAAAGTTTTCTGATACATTGGTCTTCATCCATGCTACTGTAGCTATTCTGTGGCTTCATATTTAACAGAGTCAGAACATGTTATGGTACATTATAGAACGTCTTAAATCACTCTGAttatctcatctctttctctctccctctttcactccatatctgtctctccatctttcttaCTCTCTCGCTCAGATGTGCCGTCATCTCCCACATCCCAGCAGGAGAGTCCCACACCTTCCAGTGCAATGAGATGGAGGGTCGCTACGTTGTTGTGGTCATCCCTGGCAGGTCGGAATGGCTCACTCTGTGTGAGTTGGAAGTTCATGGTATTCCTGCAGGTAATAATCCGTAACTCTCTTCACTGGTCGCATTCATCATCAAGTAAGGTTCACATTACTTTTATACACTGAGTGAACAGAACATTaataacacctgctctttccatgtcatagactgcccaggtgaaaccaattgaaagctatgatccccttattgatgtcacttgttaaatccacttcaatcagtgtagttgaaagggaagagacaggttaaagaaggattttaataCTTGAGAAAATGTAGACATGGATTCTTTAtgtgtgacattcagagggtgaatgggcaagacaaaatatgtacgtgcctttgaaaggggatggtattaggtgccaggagcaccggtttgtgtcaagaactgcaatgctcctgttttttttacactcaacagtttcccatgtgtatcaaacatggtccaccacccaaaggaaatccagccaacttgacacaactatgggaaacATTGGCATCAACATGGATCAGCATTCCTGTGGATCGCTTgcaaccttgtagagtccattgcCAGAGGAATTGAAGTTGTCCTGAAGGCAGaagggagtggggagggggaagcATTCTAAATCCATTAGTCACTGGTGAGCATTccggtgcagagagagacagcttacagaccagctacaacaacctgactaaagagagagaccagctacagaccagtaaTAACAACCTGACTAacgagagagaccagctacagaccagctacaacaacctgactaaagagagagaccagctacagaccagttataacaacctgactaaagagagagaccagctacagaccagttataacaacctgactaaagagagagacagcttacagaccagttataacaacctgatgaaggagagagaccagctacagaccagtaataacaacctgactaaagagagaccagctacagaccagttataacaacctgactaaagagagagaccagctacagatgAGTTATATTAACCTGATTAAAGTGAGAGACTAGCTACAGATATGTAATAATAACCTAACTAAAGAgaaagaccagctacagaccagttataacaacctaactaaagagagagaccagct from Oncorhynchus nerka isolate Pitt River unplaced genomic scaffold, Oner_Uvic_2.0 unplaced_scaffold_8301, whole genome shotgun sequence includes these protein-coding regions:
- the LOC135566009 gene encoding fucolectin-like → MLNGVATQSSLYENRDASDAIDGKRNTHYESCTHTLKDRNPWWRVDLLNVYRITDVTLTNRGDCCPERLDGAEIRIGNSLENSGINNPRCAVISHIPAGESHTFQCNEMEGRYVVVVIPGRSEWLTLCELEVHGIPAVSHVYQTWSTTQRKSSQLDTTMGNIGINMDQHSCGSLATL